The proteins below come from a single Bacteroides sp. genomic window:
- a CDS encoding M3 family metallopeptidase — MRKFFLVLIPALMLMSGCKEQTKPVENPFFAEWDTPFGVPPFDQIDNEDFLPAYEEAIEQHKAEIDAIINNPEEPTFENTIVAYDQAGELMSKVGAVFGGLRGANTNDRLQEIARETTPMLTAHSNEIRMNQDLFGRIKAVYDKRETLELDLEDMRLVEKIYQDFERGGAALPEAQREELKKLNERMSMISLQLSENSLKENNGFKLIIEDEADLAGLPQDVINGAAALAEREGQAGTWMFDLSKPSWIPFVTFSERRDLREKIYTAYFMRGNNDNENDNKALFAELMKLRQQASKILGFDNYAQYAVDINMAETPENVYNFLYQVWEPALERAKEERDDMQAIIDHEGDDFELESWDWWYYAEKVRKEKYDLNEEELRAYLPIDNVRDGVFYVANQLYGLEFIQREDLPVYHEEVETFEVKDQDGSHLAVLYIDPHPRPSKRSGAWCGTFRRGSYKDGERIAPVVTMVMNFSSPSGDKPALLSWDEVETYFHEFGHALHNFFADGQYDRTSRSVPRDFVELPSQVMENWAGEPEVLKEYARHYETNEPMPDELIQKLRNAQHFNQGFINVEYTAAAILDMDWHTADHSGDIDVNAFEKASMDRIGLIDEIVPRYRTTNFGHIHGTGYAAGYYVYLWAGVLDADAFYAFKESGDLFNPELAARFREYVHAKNSLYEGMDAYVRFRGQEPTIDGLLKQRGLD; from the coding sequence ATGAGAAAGTTTTTTTTAGTATTAATTCCTGCCCTTATGCTTATGTCAGGCTGTAAAGAGCAAACCAAACCTGTTGAGAATCCATTCTTTGCAGAGTGGGATACTCCTTTTGGGGTACCACCTTTTGATCAGATCGACAATGAGGACTTCCTTCCGGCTTATGAGGAAGCTATTGAGCAACACAAAGCCGAGATTGATGCCATCATAAACAATCCTGAGGAGCCTACCTTCGAGAACACCATTGTGGCCTACGATCAGGCCGGTGAGTTGATGAGTAAGGTAGGTGCCGTGTTTGGCGGTCTCCGTGGTGCCAACACCAACGACAGGCTGCAGGAGATTGCCCGTGAGACCACGCCTATGCTGACGGCTCACAGCAATGAGATCCGGATGAACCAGGACCTCTTTGGCCGCATCAAGGCCGTTTATGATAAGCGTGAAACCCTTGAGCTTGATCTGGAGGATATGCGCCTGGTTGAGAAGATCTATCAGGATTTCGAACGCGGTGGAGCCGCCCTGCCCGAAGCGCAGCGTGAAGAGCTCAAGAAGCTGAACGAGCGTATGAGCATGATTTCCCTGCAACTGAGTGAAAATTCATTAAAAGAGAACAATGGTTTTAAATTGATCATTGAAGACGAAGCAGACCTGGCTGGTCTGCCCCAGGATGTGATCAATGGGGCTGCTGCATTAGCTGAAAGGGAAGGACAGGCAGGCACATGGATGTTTGACCTCTCCAAGCCCAGCTGGATTCCTTTCGTGACCTTCTCTGAGCGCCGCGACCTGCGCGAAAAGATCTACACAGCATATTTCATGCGTGGCAATAACGACAATGAAAACGACAACAAGGCCCTTTTTGCCGAACTGATGAAACTGCGCCAGCAGGCCTCTAAAATCCTGGGTTTTGACAACTATGCCCAATATGCCGTCGACATCAACATGGCAGAAACCCCTGAGAATGTTTATAATTTCCTTTACCAGGTCTGGGAACCTGCCCTGGAACGCGCCAAGGAAGAACGCGATGACATGCAGGCCATTATTGACCATGAAGGCGACGATTTCGAACTGGAATCCTGGGACTGGTGGTATTATGCCGAGAAAGTCCGCAAGGAAAAGTACGATCTGAACGAGGAAGAACTGAGGGCTTATTTGCCCATCGACAATGTTCGCGACGGAGTATTTTATGTGGCCAACCAGCTCTATGGCCTGGAGTTCATCCAACGTGAGGACCTACCTGTTTATCATGAGGAAGTGGAAACCTTTGAAGTAAAAGATCAGGACGGAAGTCACCTGGCAGTGCTTTACATCGACCCCCATCCACGGCCTAGCAAGCGCAGCGGCGCCTGGTGCGGTACTTTCCGCAGGGGCAGCTATAAAGATGGCGAACGCATTGCGCCTGTGGTCACTATGGTGATGAACTTCTCCAGCCCCTCAGGCGACAAACCTGCTTTGCTGAGCTGGGATGAAGTGGAAACCTATTTCCATGAGTTCGGGCATGCATTGCACAACTTCTTCGCTGATGGCCAATATGACCGCACCTCACGCAGCGTGCCGCGCGACTTTGTAGAGTTGCCTTCACAGGTGATGGAAAACTGGGCTGGCGAGCCTGAAGTCCTTAAGGAATATGCCCGTCATTACGAAACCAACGAGCCGATGCCCGATGAACTGATCCAGAAGCTGAGAAATGCCCAGCATTTTAACCAGGGCTTCATCAATGTGGAATACACTGCTGCTGCTATCCTCGATATGGACTGGCACACAGCTGACCACAGCGGCGACATCGATGTGAATGCTTTTGAAAAGGCCAGCATGGATCGTATTGGTCTTATCGATGAGATCGTTCCCCGTTACCGCACTACCAACTTCGGTCACATCCATGGCACGGGCTATGCCGCAGGTTACTATGTATACCTCTGGGCTGGTGTATTGGATGCCGATGCCTTCTATGCATTCAAAGAAAGCGGCGACCTGTTCAATCCTGAACTGGCAGCACGCTTCCGTGAATACGTTCACGCCAAGAACTCCCTTTATGAGGGTATGGACGCTTACGTCCGTTTCCGCGGGCAGGAGCCTACTATTGATGGCCTGCT